The Miscanthus floridulus cultivar M001 chromosome 17, ASM1932011v1, whole genome shotgun sequence genome has a window encoding:
- the LOC136515189 gene encoding uncharacterized protein, whose product MSQSPSKKLLTGDGSGEKKPQKKPQPSHSPPRRRGRSHSCRSRTRDAGSRVVERIVERPSTNVAWPMLTRTNYPEWALVMEVNFQTLRVWDAVHLGINNDPNDDEYHDDRHAMVGLLRSVPSELWSTLARKGTVKEAWDTVKNLRIGDERARDASAQQLRREFGVLSFKEGETVNEFGVRITTLASNLRSFGDNITDAEVVKKLLQVVLDRLS is encoded by the coding sequence ATGTCGCAGTCGCCATCCAAGAAGCTGCTGACGGGTGATGGCTCCGGCGAGAAGAAGCCACAAAAGAAGCCACAGCCGTCGCATTCACCACCACGTCGTCGTGGTCGCTCCCACAGCTGTCGCTCGCGCACCCGGGACGCCGGGTCACGCGTTGTAGAGCGCATCGTCGAGCGGCCGTCGACGAACGTCGCGTGGCCGATGTTGACCCGGACTAACTATCCGGAGTGGGCCCTAGTGATGGAGGTGAACTTCCAGACTCTCCGCGTCTGGGACGCCGTCCACCTTGGCATCAACAACGATCCCAACGATGACGAGTACCACGACGACAGACATGCAATGGTCGGACTCTTGCGCTCGGTGCCGTCCGAGCTCTGGAGCACTCTCGCCAGGAAGGGCACCGTGAAGGAAGCATGGGACACGGTCAAGAACCTGCGGATCGGCGACGAGCGTGCCCGCGACGCCAGCGCACAGCAGCTCCGCCGAGAATTCGGCGTTCTCTCCTTCAAGGAAGGGGAGACCGTCAACGAGTTCGGCGTCCGCATCACCACGCTCGCCTCCAACCTTCGCTCCTTCGGCGACAACATCACCGATGCAGAGGTAGTGAAGAAATTGCTGCAGGTGGTCCTGGATAGGCTAAGTTAG